The following coding sequences are from one bacterium BMS3Abin14 window:
- a CDS encoding basic cytochrome c3 precursor produces MRRKMLVFALAFIVAAAFSVPLLFAGTAPTQIVIDHVAKKKPGVPFDHAEHAGTIDCQKCHHKDVKGAEKDCFDCHGVDPKANNFDKFSTNPFHILCRGCHSEMKQETPPKQTGPTRCSGCHKKG; encoded by the coding sequence ATGCGTAGAAAGATGTTGGTTTTTGCCTTGGCCTTTATCGTGGCCGCTGCTTTTTCGGTCCCCCTGCTTTTCGCGGGCACCGCGCCCACCCAGATCGTGATTGACCATGTGGCTAAAAAGAAACCGGGCGTTCCGTTTGACCATGCGGAGCATGCCGGCACGATCGATTGCCAGAAGTGTCACCACAAAGACGTGAAAGGCGCCGAAAAGGACTGTTTTGATTGCCATGGCGTGGATCCGAAGGCCAATAATTTCGATAAGTTCAGCACCAACCCGTTCCACATTCTCTGCAGAGGATGTCATAGCGAAATGAAACAAGAGACCCCGCCCAAACAGACCGGGCCCACCAGGTGTAGCGGCTGCCACAAGAAGGGCTGA
- the kinE_1 gene encoding sporulation kinase E, translating to MFLKSLAFKVNLFIAVILAVALGTSSFLIKKNLTHQAIEEAMTKATILTASVMNSIVVEMSGFCQKDVQKIVSTVGVVPGIRTVRIFDEDGIITYSAEPSEVGKTVDVLDYSVYKSDERGRPFRSEGTEQRAFCSIEPIENSLECHRCHGEEKELLGILDVCVSMQDTEERIARNSKFLFATTLTTVILVVVAISISLWLLVNIPVNRLVRTMARVRKGDLTARVSLRRNDELGHLADSFNSMISRLDSSDRELKQFHAEQLKRADRLATIGELAAGIAHEIKNPLAGIAGATQVLAGEFGEDDPRYPVTQEILKLIERLDSTIRDLLDFARPSVPKIVPTDIADLVHKTLFLIEGMPEIKNYGIDVSLDMDPSMPMVPLDPDLIRQVFLNMAVNAIQAMPDGGVLTIAGCPSADPELGEVHPVEDYVVISFTDTGAGIDSDKIKSIFAPFFTTKVHGTGLGLPITLRLVEQHHGRITVDSEVGKGSVFRVYLPKSESPADNSDST from the coding sequence ATGTTTCTAAAATCACTGGCATTTAAGGTCAATCTCTTCATCGCGGTAATCCTGGCGGTGGCCCTGGGGACCTCCTCCTTCCTCATCAAGAAAAACCTGACCCACCAGGCCATCGAGGAGGCCATGACCAAGGCCACCATCCTGACGGCTTCCGTCATGAACTCCATCGTTGTGGAGATGAGCGGTTTTTGCCAGAAGGACGTTCAGAAGATCGTCAGCACCGTGGGCGTTGTTCCAGGGATCAGGACGGTGAGAATCTTCGACGAAGATGGCATCATAACCTACTCCGCTGAGCCCAGTGAGGTCGGAAAGACTGTGGATGTCCTGGACTACTCGGTATACAAGAGCGACGAGAGGGGCAGGCCCTTCAGGTCCGAGGGGACGGAGCAGAGGGCTTTCTGCAGTATTGAGCCCATCGAAAACTCCCTGGAGTGCCACCGCTGCCATGGGGAGGAGAAGGAACTGCTGGGTATTCTCGACGTGTGCGTCTCCATGCAGGATACGGAGGAGCGCATCGCCAGAAATAGCAAGTTTCTCTTTGCCACCACCCTCACCACGGTTATCCTGGTGGTCGTCGCCATAAGCATCAGCCTGTGGCTTCTGGTTAATATCCCCGTCAACAGGCTCGTTCGCACCATGGCCAGAGTGCGGAAGGGCGACCTTACCGCCCGCGTTTCCCTGAGAAGGAATGATGAGTTGGGACACCTGGCCGACAGCTTCAACTCCATGATCAGCCGGCTGGACAGCTCCGACAGGGAGCTGAAGCAATTCCATGCCGAACAGCTCAAGAGGGCCGACCGTCTGGCTACCATTGGCGAACTGGCCGCCGGCATCGCCCACGAGATCAAAAACCCCTTGGCCGGAATCGCCGGCGCGACCCAGGTCCTCGCCGGTGAGTTCGGGGAGGATGATCCCCGTTACCCCGTTACCCAGGAGATCCTCAAGCTCATCGAGCGCCTGGATTCAACAATCAGGGATCTGCTGGATTTCGCCAGGCCTTCAGTGCCGAAAATCGTGCCCACCGACATAGCGGATCTGGTGCATAAGACCCTCTTCCTCATCGAAGGGATGCCCGAGATAAAGAATTATGGAATCGACGTCAGTCTTGATATGGACCCCTCAATGCCCATGGTCCCCCTTGATCCGGACCTTATCCGGCAGGTCTTTCTCAATATGGCGGTGAACGCCATTCAGGCGATGCCGGACGGCGGCGTACTCACAATCGCCGGGTGTCCATCGGCCGACCCCGAACTGGGTGAGGTTCACCCCGTTGAGGATTACGTCGTCATCTCCTTTACCGACACGGGAGCGGGAATAGATAGTGATAAAATAAAGAGCATCTTCGCTCCATTCTTCACCACCAAGGTCCACGGCACCGGGCTGGGGCTCCCCATCACCCTGCGCCTGGTCGAGCAGCACCATGGTCGTATCACCGTGGACAGCGAGGTGGGAAAGGGCTCAGTGTTCCGGGTGTATCTGCCTAAATCAGAATCACCGGCTGATAATTCGGATTCGACGTAA
- the resA_2 gene encoding thiol-disulfide oxidoreductase ResA, translated as MLSRVLRGNLSRSVVVSILLGFFLLSVSGAAAAFRNLKAGDQALPIAAEDLEGNTHNLSDYGDSSAILLFFWATWSGHSLKEMDDLAKLDRKYGEKGLKILAVNVENQRLDAGDMARIKKVIREKEISFTVLVDKGLKNFNEWGVIATPTTAVINRDGTVVFDLSGYPTAGYLDLDTAVRKELGLYHEKKETAAKAPGYMPNRQAMLHFGMGKSLMARGLSSKAIPEFQQAAEEDTHFPDPPIYLAYSDIREGNTDAARTFLRKAYHLDPERAETRLLLAHLLLKENRLDDSIELLAGRVADLMADSTVSAGPAESIAGSSQESQAVPKPLVDLDEALILEDAGKINEAVAMLSPLVVDRLKQLGFSLEVKKKLEPMERMKLMMQKRGTQ; from the coding sequence ATGTTGAGTAGAGTTCTGCGCGGAAATCTTTCGCGATCAGTTGTAGTTTCGATCCTTCTTGGATTTTTTCTGCTTTCGGTGTCCGGGGCGGCGGCCGCCTTCAGAAACCTTAAGGCCGGTGACCAGGCGCTTCCCATCGCGGCGGAGGACCTGGAAGGAAATACACATAACCTTTCGGATTACGGGGATTCTTCGGCTATTCTCCTTTTCTTCTGGGCCACCTGGAGCGGGCATTCCTTAAAGGAGATGGACGATCTGGCAAAACTGGACCGAAAGTATGGGGAAAAAGGCCTGAAGATCCTGGCGGTTAACGTTGAAAACCAACGCCTGGATGCCGGTGATATGGCCAGGATAAAGAAGGTGATCCGGGAAAAAGAGATCTCCTTTACCGTTCTTGTGGATAAGGGGCTCAAGAACTTCAACGAGTGGGGTGTTATCGCCACCCCTACCACTGCGGTCATCAACCGCGATGGGACAGTGGTTTTTGACCTGTCCGGTTACCCCACCGCGGGCTACCTGGACCTTGATACTGCCGTCCGTAAGGAGTTGGGCCTGTACCATGAGAAGAAGGAGACCGCCGCCAAAGCGCCGGGGTACATGCCGAATCGACAGGCGATGCTGCATTTCGGCATGGGAAAGAGTTTGATGGCGAGGGGGCTTTCCTCCAAGGCTATCCCGGAATTTCAGCAGGCGGCCGAGGAGGATACCCACTTTCCCGACCCTCCAATCTACCTCGCGTATTCCGACATTCGGGAGGGGAATACCGATGCAGCACGGACTTTTCTTCGGAAAGCCTACCATCTTGATCCTGAACGGGCTGAGACCCGTCTCCTTCTGGCCCACCTGCTCCTGAAGGAAAACAGGCTTGACGACAGTATTGAACTCCTGGCGGGCCGGGTCGCGGATCTCATGGCGGATTCCACAGTATCCGCCGGCCCGGCTGAATCCATTGCGGGGTCTTCACAGGAATCACAGGCAGTCCCAAAGCCCCTGGTTGACCTGGACGAGGCGTTGATCCTGGAGGATGCGGGGAAAATAAACGAGGCCGTCGCGATGTTGTCGCCACTCGTTGTGGACAGACTGAAACAGTTGGGGTTTTCCCTGGAGGTAAAAAAGAAGCTCGAACCCATGGAGAGGATGAAACTCATGATGCAAAAACGGGGCACCCAATGA
- the ccsB gene encoding cytochrome c biogenesis protein CcsB, protein MKSTENTGKPSAKSTKKSFLKGVYDSLASVTLAIFLLIILAMTSIVGTVVLQNGSPEQYLNEYGSGTYRLFQALALDDMYRSWWFLTLLALLLINITLCSIKRFPRAWRLMTRSPSVLDDVLFRRMRFRGSVRRGVSPEETEERVRDLLADRFGKFREDRSEEAVTFFVDRGWYGRMGAYVVHLSILMLAVGAVYGGAVGFKGFVSIAEGQTINRVPLRGRNAVIKLPFDIRCDDFQVIYYPGTQQPKDYFSDLVVIRDGKEVMKKRIEVNHPLIVDGIYFYQSSYGVDRSSTVTLDVLDPSGKVAAPSVTVAAGQPFNVIGDSATYGIQQIMPSYIGGRPAVRMSRIASGARQDFFVSMAAADRDKLRGGPVYFRIRDANIREFTGLQVAWDPGVPLVWIACFVMIGGLYVAFFVPHRRVWLRIELDPDNTAVLMAGSTNRNLASFEKEFNGALTALKQVLKKDPGKE, encoded by the coding sequence GTGAAATCTACGGAAAATACCGGAAAACCTTCAGCCAAAAGCACCAAAAAATCATTCCTCAAAGGAGTCTACGACTCACTCGCCTCGGTGACCCTCGCCATCTTTCTTCTCATCATCCTGGCGATGACGTCCATCGTGGGAACCGTTGTCCTTCAGAACGGCAGCCCGGAACAGTACCTGAATGAGTACGGGTCCGGAACATATAGGCTGTTCCAGGCCCTCGCCCTGGACGACATGTACCGGTCATGGTGGTTTCTGACCCTTCTGGCTCTCCTTCTGATCAACATCACACTGTGTTCCATAAAGAGATTCCCCCGGGCGTGGCGTCTGATGACCCGGTCTCCCTCAGTCCTGGACGATGTTCTTTTCAGGCGCATGAGGTTCCGCGGATCGGTGCGCCGGGGTGTTTCGCCTGAAGAGACCGAAGAGAGGGTACGGGACCTCCTGGCCGATCGTTTCGGCAAGTTCAGGGAAGACCGCAGCGAGGAGGCCGTCACCTTCTTTGTGGATCGGGGCTGGTACGGCCGCATGGGGGCCTACGTGGTCCATCTGAGCATTCTGATGCTGGCCGTTGGCGCCGTTTACGGCGGTGCGGTTGGATTCAAGGGGTTCGTGTCAATCGCTGAGGGCCAGACCATTAACAGGGTCCCCCTTCGCGGCAGGAACGCGGTCATCAAACTTCCATTTGACATCCGTTGTGACGACTTTCAGGTGATATACTATCCCGGCACTCAGCAGCCGAAGGATTATTTCAGCGATCTGGTGGTCATCCGGGATGGCAAAGAGGTAATGAAAAAGAGGATCGAGGTCAACCACCCCCTGATCGTCGATGGAATCTACTTCTATCAGTCAAGCTACGGCGTTGACCGGAGTTCTACCGTAACCCTGGACGTCCTTGACCCCTCAGGCAAGGTGGCGGCACCTTCCGTCACCGTTGCCGCGGGGCAGCCCTTCAATGTTATTGGCGATTCAGCCACCTATGGGATACAACAGATAATGCCGTCCTATATCGGAGGCCGTCCCGCCGTTCGAATGAGCAGGATCGCGTCAGGCGCCAGGCAGGATTTTTTCGTCTCCATGGCAGCAGCCGACAGGGACAAACTGCGGGGGGGGCCGGTCTATTTCCGGATAAGGGATGCAAATATCCGGGAATTCACGGGTCTTCAGGTTGCGTGGGATCCAGGTGTTCCTCTGGTATGGATCGCATGCTTCGTCATGATTGGCGGCCTGTATGTCGCCTTCTTCGTTCCCCACAGGAGGGTGTGGCTCAGGATCGAGCTTGATCCTGATAATACAGCTGTTCTCATGGCCGGTTCCACCAACAGAAACCTCGCAAGTTTTGAAAAGGAATTCAACGGTGCGCTGACGGCCTTAAAACAGGTATTAAAGAAGGACCCTGGGAAGGAATAG
- the ccsA_1 gene encoding cytochrome c biogenesis protein CcsA, producing MSSSTLFGIATFAYLFATFFYVGYLAFRGRVVGNVATGMVWLGVVTQAAAMIIRWVESYRMGIGHAPLSNMYESLGFFGWCVMIAYLVVEYRFKQKAVGAFVSPLAFVILAANALLFPDQIQPLVPALQSNWLIAHVVTSFVAYGSFAVSFGVSIMYLVKNRAERMGGEGSLVSLFPESKMLDEVNYKSVAVGFPLLSLGIITGAAWANYAWGTYWSWDPKETWSLITWFIYAAYLHARLTRGWQGRRAAILSIVGFSAVIFTYFGVNFLLSGLHSYA from the coding sequence ATGAGCAGCTCCACCCTGTTCGGAATAGCCACTTTCGCCTACCTGTTTGCCACCTTTTTCTACGTCGGTTATCTTGCATTCAGGGGCCGGGTCGTGGGAAATGTGGCCACGGGAATGGTCTGGCTGGGTGTCGTTACTCAGGCCGCAGCCATGATCATACGGTGGGTCGAGTCCTACCGCATGGGCATTGGCCATGCGCCTCTATCCAACATGTACGAATCCCTCGGGTTCTTCGGGTGGTGCGTCATGATCGCCTATCTGGTGGTGGAATACCGGTTCAAGCAGAAAGCGGTGGGGGCGTTTGTCTCCCCCCTTGCCTTCGTCATCCTTGCGGCTAACGCACTGCTGTTTCCCGACCAGATTCAGCCCCTGGTGCCGGCGCTTCAGAGCAACTGGCTTATCGCCCATGTGGTCACGTCTTTTGTCGCCTACGGATCATTCGCCGTTTCATTCGGCGTGTCTATAATGTACCTGGTCAAGAACAGAGCGGAAAGGATGGGCGGGGAAGGCTCTCTGGTATCCCTCTTTCCTGAATCAAAGATGCTCGATGAGGTCAACTACAAGTCCGTTGCTGTCGGTTTTCCGCTCCTTTCCCTGGGGATCATTACCGGAGCAGCGTGGGCCAATTATGCGTGGGGAACCTATTGGAGCTGGGATCCCAAGGAGACATGGTCTCTCATCACCTGGTTCATCTACGCGGCCTATCTCCATGCCCGTCTTACGCGAGGTTGGCAGGGCCGGCGGGCTGCGATACTCTCCATTGTCGGATTTTCGGCGGTGATCTTCACCTACTTCGGCGTCAATTTTCTCCTGTCTGGCCTGCACAGCTACGCGTAA
- the ntrC_2 gene encoding nitrogen assimilation regulatory protein: MAKGRILVIDDEYLIRWSLQQNLVEHGYEVLMAASAEEGLAVMEMEDPDLVLLDIQLPGMSGMDLLRGIRENRPECAVVMITATSDLSVAVRAMKDGAFDYLPKPFNLDEVRITVDKALETLRLKDEVTRYREKENRRYGFNNIIHRSREMEEVLDVGRKIALSDATTVLITGESGTGKDLLAQAIHYESRRGDMPFMPVNCTALPRELLESELMGHEKGAFTDAKSLKKGQFELSDGGTLFLDEIGDMPMALQAKILRFLENWTFKRVGGTRDITVDVRVIAATNKDLEGKIREQTFREDLYYRLNVIPINIPPLRERPDDVAPLAEHFLAQFNRDLGKDVREVTGAAIKAMEAYNWPGNVRELKNVIERAMILSAKTAIGVEDLSLSRSVPAHPSSVIEGKTLNLDETEKVLIECALERSGENQSKAARLLGISRDTLRYRMKKHELL, translated from the coding sequence ATGGCTAAAGGCAGAATACTCGTAATAGACGATGAATACCTTATCCGCTGGTCCCTCCAGCAGAACCTCGTGGAGCACGGGTACGAGGTATTGATGGCGGCCTCGGCCGAGGAGGGCCTCGCCGTCATGGAGATGGAGGATCCGGACCTGGTGCTCCTGGACATCCAGCTCCCCGGCATGAGCGGCATGGACCTGCTCCGGGGCATCAGGGAAAACAGGCCCGAATGTGCCGTCGTCATGATCACGGCCACATCCGACCTGTCCGTGGCGGTCCGGGCCATGAAGGACGGGGCCTTCGATTATCTGCCGAAGCCCTTCAACCTCGACGAGGTCCGGATAACCGTGGACAAGGCACTCGAGACCCTGCGCCTGAAGGACGAGGTTACCCGATATCGCGAGAAGGAAAACAGACGGTACGGTTTTAACAATATCATCCATCGCAGCCGGGAGATGGAGGAGGTTCTCGACGTCGGGCGCAAAATTGCCCTGTCGGACGCAACCACCGTCCTCATTACCGGCGAAAGCGGGACAGGAAAGGACCTTCTGGCCCAGGCCATCCACTACGAGAGCAGGCGAGGGGACATGCCGTTCATGCCGGTGAACTGCACCGCCCTGCCCAGGGAGCTTCTGGAAAGCGAGCTCATGGGCCACGAGAAGGGAGCGTTCACGGATGCCAAGAGCCTGAAGAAGGGACAGTTCGAGCTGTCGGACGGCGGGACCCTCTTTTTAGACGAGATCGGCGACATGCCCATGGCGCTCCAGGCCAAGATCCTGAGGTTTCTCGAGAACTGGACATTCAAGCGTGTGGGCGGAACCAGGGATATCACCGTTGACGTCCGGGTCATCGCGGCCACCAACAAGGACCTGGAGGGAAAGATCCGGGAGCAGACTTTCCGTGAGGACCTGTACTACCGGCTTAACGTCATTCCCATAAATATTCCCCCTCTGCGGGAACGGCCCGATGACGTCGCGCCTTTGGCGGAGCACTTCCTCGCCCAGTTCAACCGCGACCTGGGAAAGGACGTCAGGGAGGTCACCGGAGCGGCGATAAAAGCCATGGAGGCCTACAACTGGCCGGGAAACGTCAGGGAGCTCAAGAACGTTATCGAGCGGGCCATGATCCTCTCGGCGAAGACGGCCATCGGGGTCGAGGACCTGTCCCTGAGCAGGTCCGTTCCCGCCCATCCGTCCTCGGTGATCGAGGGAAAGACCCTTAACCTCGACGAAACGGAAAAGGTACTCATCGAATGTGCGCTGGAGCGATCAGGGGAGAACCAGTCAAAGGCCGCCCGGCTACTCGGCATCAGCCGGGATACGCTGCGCTACCGGATGAAGAAGCATGAGTTGTTGTGA
- the resA_3 gene encoding thiol-disulfide oxidoreductase ResA has protein sequence MRSRMSGYVARMTVVLALAVFFLSPPAVCSAFRNLKDGEIPPDFTLKDLSGVEHSLSAEKGKVVVLCFVKGVQDRSIRALNGLTNIYASLKDKGLSVFAISENDESIEDLQSLKEKLALKFPVLLDKDREIYGKYGLFIFPSTAIIDQEGRFVFEYSSYGSDFEQALMDKSKVLLGVISEEELARSEMKHEIQELTPEAKEAQREMQTARILISRGMGSKALPKLLKALKLDSSLVDARLMAGRLYIEAENFGEAKAQFEKALESDPGSHDARIGLGTVLLAAGDLDAAEAQLQKAAALNPDPALALYRLGQVYEKKGEIRKAMTTYRDAIHRQLKMEGKTK, from the coding sequence ATGAGAAGCAGAATGTCCGGGTATGTGGCCCGCATGACCGTTGTGCTCGCCCTGGCGGTTTTCTTCCTTTCACCACCGGCGGTATGCTCCGCATTTCGAAACCTGAAAGATGGGGAAATACCGCCCGATTTTACGCTGAAGGACCTGTCGGGTGTGGAGCATTCCCTTTCCGCCGAGAAGGGTAAAGTGGTCGTCCTGTGTTTCGTCAAGGGCGTCCAGGACCGGTCCATCAGAGCGTTGAACGGGCTGACCAATATCTATGCGAGCCTGAAAGATAAAGGGCTTTCCGTTTTCGCTATATCCGAAAATGATGAGAGCATTGAGGATCTTCAGTCCCTGAAGGAAAAGCTGGCCCTGAAGTTTCCGGTGCTACTTGACAAGGATAGAGAGATCTACGGAAAGTACGGGCTGTTCATATTTCCCTCCACGGCCATCATCGATCAGGAAGGCCGCTTCGTTTTTGAATATTCCTCCTACGGAAGCGACTTCGAACAGGCACTGATGGATAAGAGCAAGGTGCTTCTGGGCGTGATCAGCGAGGAGGAGCTGGCCCGGTCCGAGATGAAGCACGAGATTCAGGAGCTTACCCCTGAGGCCAAGGAGGCCCAGCGGGAAATGCAGACGGCCCGTATTCTTATCAGCAGGGGGATGGGAAGCAAGGCCCTCCCCAAGCTTTTGAAGGCCCTGAAGCTCGACTCATCCCTGGTTGACGCGAGGTTGATGGCAGGCCGATTATACATCGAGGCGGAGAATTTCGGGGAGGCCAAGGCCCAGTTCGAGAAGGCGCTTGAATCGGACCCCGGATCCCATGACGCCAGGATTGGATTGGGAACGGTTTTGCTGGCCGCAGGTGATCTTGATGCGGCAGAGGCTCAACTGCAGAAGGCCGCAGCCCTCAATCCCGACCCGGCCCTGGCGTTGTACAGGCTTGGCCAGGTGTACGAGAAAAAGGGTGAGATTCGGAAGGCTATGACCACCTATCGTGATGCCATCCACAGGCAGCTGAAAATGGAAGGAAAAACGAAATAA
- a CDS encoding doubled CXXCH motif → MGKFVGGTLLAVLLVFSFSIATVYSSGSRFHLLTPAEEVFLKSGKVLIIAKVEGYHEGKTVEIFDNGKTIGFAPIKKEIFVNSLNLAKGRHELTLAAPGIERLKLKIFIGKQEGYRYHIETDVSSCDTCHPGAAKGDYSIAGNDEALCSDCHDPIKKGKFVHGPVAAGSCTSCHDPHGSRNKYFLRATGKELCLSCHDQNLSQKHIEERRNAVCTKCHDPHSSDRKYHLL, encoded by the coding sequence ATGGGAAAATTCGTGGGTGGGACGCTGTTGGCTGTTCTGCTTGTGTTTTCTTTTTCGATTGCGACTGTTTATTCTTCCGGGTCCAGGTTTCACCTTCTGACGCCTGCCGAGGAGGTGTTCCTGAAGAGCGGTAAAGTCCTTATTATCGCCAAGGTCGAGGGATATCATGAAGGAAAGACGGTGGAGATCTTCGATAATGGAAAGACAATCGGGTTTGCGCCCATAAAGAAAGAGATCTTCGTTAACAGTTTAAACCTGGCGAAAGGAAGACATGAACTGACGCTGGCTGCCCCCGGCATTGAACGGTTGAAGCTGAAGATATTCATTGGAAAACAGGAGGGATACAGGTATCACATTGAAACGGATGTTTCTTCCTGTGACACTTGCCATCCCGGCGCGGCAAAGGGGGATTATTCCATCGCCGGGAATGACGAGGCCCTCTGCAGCGATTGTCACGATCCCATTAAAAAAGGTAAATTTGTCCACGGACCGGTGGCGGCAGGGTCCTGCACCTCCTGTCACGACCCGCATGGATCCCGCAACAAATACTTTCTCAGGGCAACCGGCAAGGAACTGTGCCTGAGCTGCCATGACCAGAACCTGAGCCAAAAACATATCGAAGAGCGCAGGAACGCGGTGTGCACCAAGTGTCACGATCCCCACAGTTCGGACAGGAAGTACCATCTGCTTTAA
- the hmcA_2 gene encoding high-molecular-weight cytochrome c precursor, protein MRRLAAVSIFAVFLSLGLVLASGNTAYADSCVTAKCHSGMGKAKFVHGPVAVGQCTICHTAGKSGHPTHSKKSDFKFPAEGKALCYLCHETKETGKVVHGPIKKGECIACHDPHQSNSEKQLKKKTMSALCFSCHENNKTDKKFVHGPVAAGDCNICHNPHSSDYKNLLELQGSDLCFLCHLDRKAQFELKYKHKPAAEDCSNCHDPHSTDFRYQLKAEGQDLCFRCHKDMEKYIRDSTVKHGALKEKKCTVCHTPHASDYPRQLKASAKQICYTCHKEMGKKVREAKYVHGPVRQNDCYACHNPHGSDFTKILKKPFPAEFYLPYSTKSYALCFDCHNKDIALDRFTTTLTGFRNGDKNLHFVHVNREKGRSCKACHEVHAGDQPKHIRREVPFGKMWMLPIKYTQTKNGGSCEVGCHKPKGYDRINPVVN, encoded by the coding sequence ATGAGGCGACTGGCGGCAGTATCAATCTTTGCGGTCTTCTTGTCCTTGGGGCTGGTTCTGGCTAGTGGGAATACGGCTTACGCTGATAGCTGTGTCACGGCCAAATGCCACTCCGGCATGGGGAAGGCCAAATTCGTTCATGGCCCGGTGGCAGTAGGGCAGTGCACTATCTGCCATACCGCAGGGAAATCCGGGCATCCCACCCATTCCAAAAAAAGCGACTTCAAGTTCCCGGCCGAGGGAAAGGCCCTTTGCTACCTGTGCCATGAAACCAAGGAGACAGGGAAGGTCGTTCATGGCCCCATCAAGAAAGGTGAGTGCATCGCCTGTCATGATCCGCATCAGTCCAATTCCGAGAAACAGCTGAAGAAGAAGACCATGAGTGCGCTGTGCTTCTCCTGCCACGAGAACAATAAGACCGACAAGAAGTTTGTGCATGGGCCGGTTGCCGCCGGGGATTGCAATATCTGCCACAATCCTCACTCGTCCGATTACAAAAACCTGCTGGAGTTACAGGGCTCGGACCTGTGTTTCCTGTGCCACCTGGACAGAAAAGCGCAGTTTGAACTCAAATACAAGCACAAGCCGGCCGCCGAGGATTGTTCCAACTGCCACGATCCTCACTCCACCGATTTTCGGTACCAGTTGAAAGCCGAAGGCCAGGACCTGTGTTTCAGGTGCCACAAGGACATGGAAAAATATATTAGGGACTCCACGGTCAAACACGGCGCCTTGAAAGAGAAAAAGTGTACGGTCTGTCACACGCCCCACGCCTCGGATTATCCAAGGCAGCTTAAAGCTTCCGCCAAGCAGATCTGCTATACCTGTCATAAGGAGATGGGCAAAAAGGTGAGGGAAGCCAAGTACGTCCACGGCCCGGTTCGGCAGAACGACTGTTATGCCTGTCACAATCCTCATGGGTCTGATTTTACCAAGATTCTCAAGAAACCGTTCCCAGCCGAGTTCTATCTGCCCTATAGCACCAAAAGTTACGCATTGTGTTTTGACTGTCACAACAAAGATATCGCCCTTGATCGCTTCACCACCACCCTGACCGGTTTCAGAAATGGCGACAAGAACCTCCATTTTGTCCATGTCAACCGGGAAAAAGGGCGATCATGCAAGGCCTGCCACGAGGTGCACGCCGGAGATCAGCCGAAACATATCCGAAGGGAGGTCCCTTTCGGAAAGATGTGGATGCTGCCTATAAAGTATACACAGACCAAGAATGGCGGTTCATGCGAGGTTGGTTGTCATAAACCGAAGGGATATGACAGGATCAACCCGGTAGTCAACTGA